The following are from one region of the Oncorhynchus gorbuscha isolate QuinsamMale2020 ecotype Even-year unplaced genomic scaffold, OgorEven_v1.0 Un_scaffold_861, whole genome shotgun sequence genome:
- the LOC124020597 gene encoding uncharacterized protein LOC124020597 isoform X2, with translation MKVFVSRTTKKPFREHKRKNKAYSTFIYKIRREGDCIPIMDRLLVNESTCPRRVLVRLVGSEAARLSRLNRRKVITQLEVHTAMARLRQGRKHARQPGA, from the exons ATGAAGGTATTTGTTAGCAGAACAACGAAGAAACCCTTCAGAGAGCACAAGAGGAAAAACAAGGCCTACTCCACCTTCATCTACAAGATCCGGAGAGAG ggTGACTGCATCCCCATCATGGACCGTTTATTGGTGAACGAGTCTACCTGCCCGCGGAGGGTGCTGGTCCGTCTGGTCGGCTCCGAGGCCGCCCGCCTGTCACGGCTCAACAGGAGGAAAGTCATCACCCAACTAGAGGTCCACACTGCCATGGCACGGCTGAGACAAGGGAGAAAACATGCCAGGCAACCGGGCGCCTGA
- the LOC124020597 gene encoding uncharacterized protein LOC124020597 isoform X1, translating into MKVFVSRTTKKPFREHKRKNKAYSTFIYKIRREVGNNGPHLALLKPICKLMSQGSPTLFLERYPAGDCIPIMDRLLVNESTCPRRVLVRLVGSEAARLSRLNRRKVITQLEVHTAMARLRQGRKHARQPGA; encoded by the exons ATGAAGGTATTTGTTAGCAGAACAACGAAGAAACCCTTCAGAGAGCACAAGAGGAAAAACAAGGCCTACTCCACCTTCATCTACAAGATCCGGAGAGAGGTTGGAAATAATGGGCCACATTTGGCATTACTTAAACCTATTTGTAAATTAATGTCTCAGGGCTCGCCAACCCTATTCCTGGAGCGCTACCCTGCT ggTGACTGCATCCCCATCATGGACCGTTTATTGGTGAACGAGTCTACCTGCCCGCGGAGGGTGCTGGTCCGTCTGGTCGGCTCCGAGGCCGCCCGCCTGTCACGGCTCAACAGGAGGAAAGTCATCACCCAACTAGAGGTCCACACTGCCATGGCACGGCTGAGACAAGGGAGAAAACATGCCAGGCAACCGGGCGCCTGA